Proteins co-encoded in one Burkholderia ambifaria AMMD genomic window:
- a CDS encoding Ig-like domain-containing protein — MAEQKATTRPSRPTIEAVTDNVPPHTGVIQNGGLTNDSKPTVSGRGDPGSTIHLLVDGVEVGSVVVGANGTWSVALTQPLNDGEYRLTARASNDVGMSVPSTSYGIQVDVTPPSQPKIEAATEGAQPTLSGHAEAYSTVAIYDGTTLLGTTQTNIDGTWTFQLTSPLSNGTHALTVTATDPAGNTSARSDGFDVTVGPVAPPVPLAKALLDDMGHDSGNFNFDRLTNDGTGGRLLTGHLIGALAAGEKVQVSTDGGRTWLDALTNPDGTWMVTDLNEHSGNWTIQTRVVNGAGAAGEVKVYDVELDTTSPDPVLKAVRSGNVIDVSFAGKDMVVGDAINVMIGDQRISYNLTAADIAAGRVKVTIPAGIAATMDEHASYGVALVDRSGNISDYLVTRFVEKVNPGTGTDAGIEYQTVDFNDRKTQDFNGSMPIDFGLFTAVLAKPVSVNGNPGVEQGIRTGSGGGFGLGYKKIVPESGETGLLINLTGMPKFYLNNGAHARALTVDLGISVGASYERMTAYFYDDAGKLIYREELRVNGTTPNGEIHTYQVVLPDNLQFSSFSIGWYSGTGALGGLNALWIDNVGFAGGDFSTLSHAVNVDFNDKKPQDINGSMPIDFGTFTAVLGKPVPVNGNPGVEQGIRTGSGGSFGLGYKKIVPESGETGLLINLSAMPKFYLNNGAHAHALTIDLGISVTQSYEHMTAYFYDAAGKEIHRQDLLINGRTPNGEIHTYEVVLPDNLQFSSFGIGWYANNGAIGGLNGLWIDNVGFSGGSFAKSTWETVTELVPPADVQHVLTYADAEYFGSAHGTEFQLDNVSYFINQHAGLHGGAGIDTLKLMGAGQTLDVSKLLNVGGHDKISSIEVIDITGAGNNTLKLSMRDVLELGHENVFRTDGHTQLMVNGNAGDRVELSGMDGLDLWRGQWTDQGLIAVNGQAYRVYENAALHVELLVQSSVSTQLL, encoded by the coding sequence ATGGCAGAGCAGAAAGCAACGACGCGTCCGTCGCGTCCGACAATCGAAGCAGTCACCGACAACGTACCGCCGCACACCGGCGTGATCCAAAACGGCGGCCTGACCAACGACTCGAAGCCGACGGTGAGCGGTCGCGGCGATCCTGGATCGACGATCCATCTTCTGGTGGATGGCGTCGAGGTTGGAAGCGTGGTGGTCGGTGCAAACGGGACATGGAGTGTCGCGCTCACGCAGCCGTTGAACGACGGCGAGTATCGCCTGACGGCGCGCGCGAGCAACGACGTCGGCATGAGCGTGCCGTCGACGTCGTACGGCATCCAGGTGGACGTGACACCGCCGTCGCAGCCGAAGATCGAAGCGGCGACGGAGGGTGCGCAGCCGACGCTGTCGGGTCACGCAGAAGCGTATTCGACGGTGGCGATCTACGACGGCACGACGCTGCTGGGCACGACGCAGACGAATATCGACGGAACGTGGACCTTCCAGCTGACGTCGCCCCTGTCGAACGGCACGCATGCACTGACGGTAACGGCGACGGACCCGGCGGGCAATACGAGCGCGCGCTCGGACGGTTTCGACGTGACGGTGGGGCCGGTGGCGCCGCCGGTGCCGCTGGCGAAGGCATTGCTCGACGACATGGGACACGACAGCGGGAATTTTAATTTCGACCGTCTGACGAACGACGGCACGGGCGGGCGCTTGCTGACCGGTCACCTGATTGGTGCGCTGGCGGCGGGCGAGAAGGTGCAGGTGTCGACGGACGGCGGACGGACGTGGCTTGACGCGCTGACGAACCCGGACGGCACGTGGATGGTGACGGACCTGAACGAGCACAGTGGTAACTGGACGATCCAGACGCGCGTGGTGAACGGCGCCGGCGCGGCGGGCGAGGTGAAGGTGTACGACGTCGAACTGGACACGACGTCACCCGATCCGGTGCTGAAGGCGGTGCGCTCGGGAAATGTGATCGACGTCTCGTTCGCCGGCAAGGACATGGTGGTCGGGGATGCGATCAACGTGATGATCGGCGATCAGCGCATCTCGTACAACCTGACGGCGGCCGATATCGCGGCCGGCCGGGTGAAAGTGACGATCCCGGCGGGCATCGCGGCGACGATGGACGAGCACGCGAGCTATGGTGTCGCGCTGGTGGATCGGAGCGGGAACATTTCTGACTATCTGGTGACAAGATTTGTCGAGAAAGTGAACCCGGGAACGGGTACCGATGCGGGCATCGAATATCAGACCGTGGATTTCAACGATCGCAAAACACAGGACTTCAATGGCAGCATGCCGATCGACTTCGGCTTGTTTACAGCGGTGCTCGCGAAGCCGGTGTCGGTCAACGGTAATCCGGGTGTCGAGCAGGGTATTCGTACTGGCAGCGGCGGTGGCTTCGGGCTGGGGTACAAGAAGATCGTGCCGGAAAGCGGGGAGACGGGGTTGCTGATCAACCTCACCGGGATGCCGAAGTTTTACCTGAACAACGGCGCGCACGCGCGTGCATTGACGGTCGATCTCGGCATCAGCGTCGGGGCGAGCTATGAGCGTATGACGGCCTATTTCTATGACGACGCCGGCAAGCTGATTTATCGGGAGGAGCTGAGGGTCAACGGGACAACGCCGAACGGCGAGATTCATACGTATCAGGTCGTCTTGCCGGATAACCTGCAGTTCTCCTCTTTCAGCATCGGATGGTATTCAGGCACCGGGGCACTGGGTGGCCTGAATGCGCTCTGGATCGACAATGTTGGATTTGCGGGTGGAGACTTTTCGACGTTGTCGCACGCGGTGAATGTCGACTTCAACGATAAAAAGCCGCAAGACATCAACGGAAGCATGCCGATCGACTTTGGCACGTTTACCGCCGTGCTCGGTAAGCCGGTGCCGGTCAACGGTAATCCGGGTGTCGAGCAGGGTATTCGTACTGGCAGCGGCGGCAGTTTCGGGCTGGGGTACAAGAAGATCGTGCCGGAAAGCGGGGAGACGGGGTTGCTGATCAACCTCAGCGCGATGCCGAAGTTTTACCTGAACAACGGGGCGCATGCGCACGCATTGACGATTGATCTCGGCATCAGCGTCACGCAGAGCTATGAGCATATGACGGCGTATTTCTACGACGCCGCGGGCAAGGAGATTCATCGGCAGGATCTGTTGATCAACGGGAGAACGCCGAACGGCGAGATTCATACGTATGAGGTGGTCCTGCCGGACAACTTGCAGTTCTCGTCTTTCGGCATCGGATGGTATGCGAACAATGGGGCAATAGGTGGCTTGAATGGGCTCTGGATCGACAACGTCGGTTTTTCCGGTGGCAGTTTCGCCAAATCGACCTGGGAAACGGTCACGGAACTCGTTCCTCCGGCCGACGTGCAGCACGTGCTGACGTACGCGGATGCCGAGTATTTCGGCTCGGCTCACGGTACGGAATTCCAGCTCGACAACGTGTCGTACTTCATAAACCAGCATGCCGGTTTGCATGGTGGTGCGGGCATCGATACGCTGAAACTCATGGGTGCCGGTCAGACGCTGGATGTGTCGAAACTGTTGAACGTCGGCGGCCACGACAAGATTTCGTCGATCGAGGTCATCGACATCACCGGTGCGGGCAACAACACGCTGAAGCTGTCGATGCGTGACGTGCTGGAACTCGGTCACGAGAACGTGTTCCGAACCGATGGCCACACGCAATTGATGGTGAACGGCAACGCCGGCGATCGGGTCGAGTTGTCTGGCATGGACGGGCTGGACCTCTGGCGCGGCCAATGGACGGACCAGGGCCTGATCGCAGTCAACGGCCAGGCGTACCGCGTATACGAGAACGCGGCGCTGCACGTCGAACTGCTCGTGCAATCGTCCGTATCGACCCAACTGCTTTAA
- a CDS encoding OmpA family protein: MKTPQHFVRRGLLGAFVVLLSACATQSGPTYTVRAIKATDQQGPVFRVTCEGLVSSTRSCEAAAQKVCAGKPVTPLQAVDRVRGGAAMGDPRELTFMCGVPPQASVAPPVVAQPQPVVQAQPAAEPVAQRHVLLQGSANFAFDSAALTPSARQELDRFLDVNREARFRRVTVTGYTDSQGAHAHNVRLSEARARAVATYLRTGGLHAEHFTTVGKGAAEPVASNATAEGRAQNRRVEIELEKA; this comes from the coding sequence ATGAAAACACCACAACATTTTGTTCGCCGGGGCCTGCTCGGCGCATTCGTAGTTCTGCTGAGCGCATGCGCGACGCAATCCGGCCCGACGTATACCGTTCGGGCGATCAAGGCCACCGATCAACAAGGGCCCGTGTTTCGCGTGACATGTGAGGGGCTGGTATCCAGCACGCGCTCGTGTGAAGCGGCTGCGCAGAAAGTCTGTGCCGGCAAGCCGGTTACGCCGCTGCAGGCCGTCGATCGCGTTCGTGGCGGCGCCGCGATGGGCGATCCGCGCGAATTGACGTTCATGTGCGGCGTGCCGCCTCAGGCGAGTGTCGCACCTCCTGTCGTCGCGCAACCGCAACCGGTCGTGCAGGCGCAGCCGGCGGCCGAGCCCGTCGCGCAGCGTCACGTGCTGCTGCAGGGCAGCGCGAACTTCGCGTTCGACAGCGCGGCGCTAACGCCGAGCGCCCGCCAGGAACTCGATCGCTTTCTGGACGTGAATCGCGAGGCCCGATTTCGCCGTGTGACGGTCACGGGCTACACCGATTCGCAGGGTGCGCATGCACATAACGTTCGACTGTCCGAGGCGCGTGCGCGCGCGGTGGCCACGTACCTGCGCACGGGCGGGCTGCACGCGGAACACTTCACGACCGTCGGCAAGGGCGCGGCAGAGCCGGTCGCCAGCAACGCGACGGCCGAAGGGCGCGCGCAGAACCGACGAGTCGAAATCGAACTCGAGAAGGCATAA